A window of the Microvirga terrae genome harbors these coding sequences:
- a CDS encoding bifunctional [glutamine synthetase] adenylyltransferase/[glutamine synthetase]-adenylyl-L-tyrosine phosphorylase, whose translation MPDPTNSLLERLTKAPLVSDARRAKAQLADFLGRVREEPEAEALAGRLATGLPRDLLLALADHSPFLWQLVVNDPVRMARLAFTPPEEAHRAIIDSQTHLFREVRAGAMTRHDAVRVFRQNRNAHALLVALADIGGLWGTEQVTQALSDFADASVTGGVNLVLTEAADLGRIHLANPDSPGEGSGFTVLALGKHGAGELNYSSDIDLVIFFDPDTTALKDPSEAATIYTRIAQQLAKLLQERTADGYVHRVDYRLRPDPGSTPTAMSLSSAYVYYETVGQNWERAAFIKARPVAGDLVLGETFLTELRPFIWRKYFDFASIADVHAMKRQIHAVRGHDEIAVAGHDIKLGRGGIREIEFFVQTQQLVFGGRRPALRGRRTLDMLKALHDEGWITATARDELSDAYRFLRTIEHRLQMVADEQTQRLPADEDTLKRFARFCGYPTIKAFARALTDQAKIVQGHYALLFEEGPELASDAGSLVFTGTGDDPETLATLQRLGFREPERVAETVRGWHFGRRPAIQSARAREVLTELTPALLLALGGTAEPDGALAALDSAFGRMPAAVELLTILQSHDRLRLRFADLLGTAPRLANTVAQSPHVLDVLIDPAFNTPLVDETAIEEQVRQIIGHPESYEDFLDRARDAARQMRFITGARLLSDIISPAQAGEAYAAVATAIVRASFERVREEFEPEHGIVPGASIAILGLGRLGTKELTAGSDLDLVVIYDFDEERRDSTGPRPLDVVVYFTRLTQRLVAALTVPTRRGLLYEVDLRLRPQGGKGPVASQFKGFVAYQTTEADLWEHMALTRARVLAGDDGFGAKVQAAVRRIVGDRREAAKVFAEVRSMRDLIAQEKGDDDPWDLKLVRGGLTDLDFIAQALVLAHGAAHPDLIGHASEETFAEASRVGLIDGEEARSLVEAHRLFHAIFQWQRLTIEGRFDPSSVSPAILKRLAAIAGLPNPKVLLHHLKETQSQVAGLYDRILKVAEGRESTGRRT comes from the coding sequence GTGCCGGACCCGACGAACTCCTTGCTCGAACGCCTGACGAAGGCCCCGCTGGTTTCGGATGCGAGGCGCGCCAAGGCGCAGCTGGCGGACTTCCTCGGGCGCGTCCGCGAAGAGCCCGAGGCGGAGGCGCTCGCGGGCCGTCTCGCGACCGGTCTGCCGCGCGACCTTCTTCTGGCGCTCGCCGATCACTCGCCCTTCCTCTGGCAGCTCGTGGTCAACGATCCGGTCCGGATGGCACGCCTCGCCTTCACGCCGCCGGAAGAGGCGCACCGCGCCATCATTGACAGCCAGACCCATCTGTTCCGCGAGGTGCGGGCCGGCGCGATGACGCGCCATGATGCCGTACGGGTGTTCCGGCAGAACCGCAACGCCCATGCGCTGCTCGTGGCGCTGGCCGATATCGGCGGACTCTGGGGCACGGAGCAGGTCACGCAGGCCCTGTCCGACTTTGCCGACGCCTCCGTGACCGGCGGCGTGAACCTGGTGCTGACCGAGGCGGCCGATCTCGGACGCATCCACCTCGCAAATCCCGATTCTCCCGGCGAGGGCTCCGGCTTCACGGTCCTGGCGCTCGGCAAGCACGGCGCGGGCGAACTCAACTATTCGAGCGACATCGATCTCGTCATCTTCTTCGACCCCGACACCACCGCCCTGAAGGATCCGTCCGAGGCGGCCACGATCTATACGCGCATCGCCCAGCAACTCGCCAAGCTCCTGCAGGAGCGCACCGCGGACGGCTACGTGCATCGTGTCGATTATCGCCTGCGGCCCGATCCGGGCTCGACGCCGACCGCCATGTCGCTGTCGTCGGCCTATGTCTATTACGAGACCGTCGGGCAGAACTGGGAGCGGGCCGCCTTCATCAAGGCGCGCCCCGTGGCGGGTGATCTCGTCCTCGGCGAGACTTTTCTGACGGAGCTTCGTCCGTTCATCTGGCGCAAGTATTTCGACTTCGCGTCGATTGCCGACGTGCATGCCATGAAACGGCAGATCCATGCGGTGCGCGGTCATGACGAGATCGCTGTCGCGGGCCATGACATCAAGCTCGGACGCGGCGGCATCCGCGAGATCGAGTTCTTCGTGCAGACGCAGCAGCTCGTCTTCGGCGGGCGCCGGCCCGCCCTGCGCGGGCGGCGGACCCTCGACATGCTCAAGGCGCTCCACGACGAGGGCTGGATCACGGCCACGGCGCGCGATGAACTCTCCGACGCCTATCGCTTCCTGCGCACCATCGAGCACCGGCTGCAGATGGTCGCAGACGAGCAGACGCAGCGTCTGCCTGCCGACGAGGACACGCTCAAGCGCTTCGCCAGGTTCTGCGGCTATCCCACCATCAAGGCTTTCGCCAGGGCCCTGACCGATCAGGCCAAGATCGTGCAGGGCCATTACGCGCTTCTCTTCGAGGAGGGGCCGGAGCTTGCGTCCGATGCCGGGAGCCTCGTCTTCACCGGCACCGGCGACGATCCGGAGACCCTGGCTACCCTCCAGCGCCTCGGCTTTCGCGAACCGGAGCGTGTGGCCGAGACGGTCCGCGGCTGGCATTTCGGGCGCCGCCCCGCAATTCAGAGCGCGCGGGCCCGCGAGGTCCTTACGGAACTCACGCCGGCGCTGCTCCTGGCGCTCGGCGGCACCGCCGAGCCCGATGGTGCGCTCGCGGCCCTCGACAGCGCCTTCGGCCGCATGCCCGCCGCCGTCGAACTCCTCACCATCCTGCAATCCCATGACAGGCTGCGCCTGCGATTTGCGGATCTCCTCGGCACCGCGCCGCGGCTTGCCAACACGGTTGCGCAATCCCCGCACGTGCTCGACGTGCTGATCGATCCCGCCTTCAACACGCCGCTCGTCGACGAGACCGCGATCGAAGAGCAGGTGCGCCAGATCATCGGCCATCCGGAGAGCTACGAGGACTTCCTCGACCGTGCCCGCGACGCCGCCCGGCAGATGCGCTTCATCACCGGCGCGCGGCTCCTTTCCGACATCATCTCGCCCGCGCAGGCCGGCGAGGCCTATGCGGCCGTCGCGACCGCCATCGTGCGGGCGTCCTTCGAACGGGTTCGCGAGGAGTTCGAGCCCGAACATGGCATTGTGCCGGGGGCGAGCATCGCGATCCTGGGTCTCGGCCGCCTCGGCACGAAAGAGCTGACGGCCGGGTCCGACCTCGATCTCGTGGTCATCTACGATTTCGACGAGGAGCGGCGCGACAGCACGGGACCGCGCCCCCTCGACGTGGTGGTCTACTTCACGCGCCTGACGCAGCGTCTCGTGGCGGCGCTCACGGTGCCGACGCGCCGGGGCCTGCTCTACGAGGTCGACCTGCGCCTGCGCCCGCAGGGCGGCAAGGGGCCCGTGGCGTCGCAGTTCAAGGGCTTCGTGGCCTATCAGACGACGGAGGCGGATCTCTGGGAGCACATGGCCCTCACGCGAGCCCGCGTGCTGGCGGGAGACGACGGCTTCGGCGCGAAGGTGCAGGCGGCGGTGCGGCGGATCGTGGGAGACCGGCGGGAAGCGGCAAAGGTCTTCGCCGAGGTCCGTTCCATGCGCGATCTCATCGCGCAGGAAAAGGGCGACGACGATCCGTGGGATCTCAAGCTCGTTCGGGGCGGTCTCACGGATCTGGACTTCATCGCGCAGGCCCTCGTGCTGGCGCACGGCGCCGCCCATCCGGACCTCATCGGCCATGCATCGGAGGAGACGTTCGCGGAGGCGAGCCGGGTCGGGCTGATCGACGGGGAGGAGGCGCGCAGTCTCGTGGAGGCGCATCGCCTGTTCCATGCGATCTTCCAATGGCAGCGCCTCACCATCGAGGGGCGCTTCGACCCCTCATCCGTCTCGCCCGCCATCCTGAAGCGCCTCGCCGCCATCGCGGGATTACCGAACCCGAAAGTGCTCCTGCACCACCTGAAGGAGACGCAGAGCCAGGTGGCCGGCCTTTACGACCGGATACTGAAGGTTGCAGAGGGCCGGGAATCCACAGGGCGGCGAACCTGA